A genomic stretch from Empedobacter stercoris includes:
- a CDS encoding SusC/RagA family TonB-linked outer membrane protein: MKRLTIPLLLFGGLLSLQAKEISTIRSFNNPIQQLSDEGNFPVKVIDENGYGMADVEVVVKELNQTFYTDINGDLNIETTLENLTLTVSFDGYSGLEQQFATNSPIQISLHPEQTNSLDEVVVIGYGTAKKKDLTGSVSDVKGEEVAKRNSTNVSQALQGSMPGLMVTRNSGSPNASATIVVRGITSIGDTSPLVIVDGVPVKSIDDVNANDIEDVTVLKDAASASIYGARAASGVILITTKRAAKGKTNIEYQNAMTWITPTTFPTTVGAKRYMEMMNEFAWNDTGNASASEHSIYAQETIHNYDQLHQDDPNRYPLTDWKKLLLKNSAFKESHAISLTSGNDKSTTRASISYDNMGEIYANQHYKRLMARVNNTYKVSDKLAADFDMSYVYSKEESPNINPIWEAIRFAPIYAAFWEDGRIADGKTGSNAYAKLHYGGTDNTWKNVLNGRVAMHYTPVKGLKLSAIVAPNVSFNKRKKFVKQIPYYSPEDPNVFMGYMSGFATTNLAEYRTDEVALTKQFLANYQNDFGKHSVNALVGYEDFYTKNELVKATGDYFELMDFPYLDLAPTDFQKANGSAYETSYRSYFGRVMYDYANKYFLQANIRYDGSSRFHPDHRWGAFPSISAGWAVSEESFLKDVDFLSYLKVRASWGQLGNERIGYYPYQSSINFSNALFYMGGQVVSGTTAAQVNYAIQDITWEVTETKNIGLDAQFFKNRLNVTFDYYKKETSDMLLELEIPDYIGYDNPQQNTGSMYTKGWDFSISWRDRINDFKYGIALNLSDSKSVMGDLGGIVFDDAQAIMAGGQYKEWYGYIAEGIYQTQDEVANSATLNKNVKPGDIRYKDISGPDGVADGIISPEYDRQLLGGSLPRYLFGGTLDVAYKGFDFAMTFQGVGKQNAYLSTQFMKPFQSSWTNPSGIIYGNYWSVYNTAEENMKAKYPRLSNVGAENNNYETSTFWMRKGSYFRMKNITIGYTLPVYLTDKVGISSLRVFASGNDLFSIDSFPKGWDPEVNYNTYISRSFTLGLSVKF, from the coding sequence ATGAAACGATTAACTATTCCACTTCTTTTATTTGGTGGTCTTCTCTCATTACAAGCAAAAGAAATCTCTACAATCCGATCGTTTAATAATCCTATTCAACAACTTTCTGATGAAGGTAATTTTCCTGTAAAAGTAATTGATGAAAATGGATACGGAATGGCTGATGTAGAAGTTGTTGTAAAAGAGCTTAATCAGACATTTTATACAGATATTAACGGAGATTTAAATATAGAAACAACTCTGGAAAACCTGACGTTGACCGTTAGTTTTGATGGGTATTCTGGTCTTGAACAACAATTTGCGACAAATTCTCCGATTCAAATTTCACTTCATCCAGAACAAACAAATTCGTTAGATGAAGTTGTCGTAATTGGATACGGTACAGCGAAGAAAAAGGATTTAACAGGATCAGTTTCGGATGTTAAAGGCGAAGAAGTTGCAAAACGTAATTCTACGAATGTTTCACAAGCTCTACAAGGTTCTATGCCTGGTCTTATGGTTACACGAAATAGTGGTTCGCCTAATGCATCTGCAACTATTGTTGTACGTGGAATTACTTCTATTGGAGATACTTCACCATTGGTCATTGTGGATGGTGTTCCTGTAAAAAGTATTGATGATGTAAATGCAAATGATATAGAAGATGTAACTGTTTTAAAAGATGCAGCTTCAGCTTCTATTTATGGAGCTCGTGCTGCTTCGGGCGTAATCTTGATCACGACAAAAAGAGCAGCGAAAGGAAAAACGAATATTGAGTATCAAAATGCGATGACATGGATCACGCCTACTACTTTTCCTACTACAGTAGGAGCGAAGCGTTACATGGAAATGATGAACGAATTCGCTTGGAATGATACTGGAAATGCATCAGCTTCTGAACATTCCATTTATGCCCAAGAAACAATACATAATTATGATCAATTGCATCAAGACGATCCTAACCGTTATCCTTTGACAGATTGGAAAAAATTGTTGTTAAAAAATAGTGCGTTCAAAGAGAGTCATGCAATATCATTAACATCTGGAAATGATAAATCGACGACAAGAGCATCAATTAGTTATGATAATATGGGCGAAATTTATGCGAATCAACATTATAAACGTTTAATGGCTCGTGTGAATAATACGTATAAAGTTTCGGATAAATTAGCAGCTGATTTTGATATGAGTTATGTCTATTCAAAAGAAGAAAGCCCTAATATTAATCCTATTTGGGAAGCAATTCGTTTTGCTCCAATATACGCTGCTTTTTGGGAAGATGGACGTATTGCTGATGGAAAAACAGGTTCTAATGCTTATGCTAAATTGCATTATGGAGGTACAGATAATACATGGAAAAATGTTCTGAATGGACGTGTTGCAATGCACTATACACCTGTTAAAGGTTTGAAATTATCAGCGATTGTTGCACCGAATGTGAGCTTTAATAAGCGTAAAAAATTTGTAAAACAAATACCGTATTACTCACCAGAAGATCCAAATGTATTTATGGGGTATATGAGTGGATTTGCAACAACAAATTTAGCTGAATATCGCACAGATGAGGTCGCTTTAACGAAACAATTTTTAGCAAATTATCAAAATGATTTTGGTAAACATTCGGTAAATGCCTTGGTAGGTTATGAAGATTTTTACACGAAAAATGAATTGGTAAAAGCCACAGGTGATTATTTTGAATTAATGGATTTTCCTTATTTAGATTTAGCTCCAACCGATTTCCAAAAAGCAAATGGTAGCGCTTACGAAACTTCTTATCGATCGTATTTTGGACGAGTGATGTATGATTATGCGAATAAATATTTCTTACAAGCCAATATTCGTTACGACGGGTCTTCTCGTTTTCATCCAGATCATCGTTGGGGAGCATTTCCTTCTATTTCTGCTGGTTGGGCAGTTTCAGAAGAAAGTTTCTTGAAAGATGTTGATTTTTTATCGTACTTAAAAGTTCGTGCTTCATGGGGGCAATTGGGTAATGAGAGAATTGGATACTATCCTTATCAGTCGTCTATTAATTTTTCGAATGCATTATTTTATATGGGTGGACAAGTTGTTTCAGGAACAACGGCAGCGCAAGTAAATTATGCTATACAAGATATAACGTGGGAGGTTACTGAAACAAAAAACATTGGTTTAGATGCGCAGTTTTTCAAAAATAGATTAAATGTAACCTTTGATTATTACAAAAAGGAGACATCAGATATGTTGTTAGAGCTTGAAATTCCAGATTATATCGGCTATGATAATCCCCAACAAAATACAGGGTCTATGTATACAAAAGGTTGGGATTTTTCGATTTCTTGGCGAGATAGAATCAATGATTTTAAATATGGAATTGCATTAAATCTTTCAGATTCAAAATCAGTTATGGGAGATTTAGGAGGGATTGTTTTTGATGATGCTCAAGCAATTATGGCAGGTGGTCAATACAAAGAATGGTATGGTTATATTGCAGAAGGTATTTACCAAACGCAAGATGAAGTTGCAAATTCTGCCACCTTAAATAAAAATGTGAAACCAGGGGATATTCGTTATAAAGATATTAGTGGGCCAGATGGTGTGGCAGATGGTATTATTTCTCCCGAATATGATCGTCAGTTATTAGGAGGTTCTTTACCAAGATATTTATTTGGAGGTACACTAGATGTAGCGTACAAAGGGTTTGATTTTGCTATGACATTTCAAGGTGTAGGAAAACAAAATGCGTATTTATCAACTCAATTCATGAAACCTTTTCAAAGTTCTTGGACAAATCCATCTGGAATTATCTATGGTAATTATTGGAGTGTTTACAATACTGCAGAAGAGAATATGAAAGCTAAATACCCTCGTTTATCAAATGTTGGTGCTGAAAATAATAATTACGAAACTTCTACTTTTTGGATGAGAAAAGGGTCTTATTTCCGTATGAAAAATATTACGATAGGTTATACTTTACCTGTCTATTTAACAGATAAAGTTGGTATTTCGAGTTTACGTGTATTTGCTTCTGGAAATGATTTATTCTCGATTGATAGTTTTCCAAAAGGTTGGGATCCTGAAGTAAATTATAATACTTATATCAGTCGTTCGTTCACCCTTGGTTTATCTGTAAAATTCTAA
- a CDS encoding RagB/SusD family nutrient uptake outer membrane protein yields MKKIIIALSIFASFTSCADLDLNPLSEGSSENWYSNESEINLSLNDLYRQYAWDTEINWRAERMTDNWSQRQTMNDYAAGTITSTWSVAELNWKNLYKAVSRANTILENLEKADNTVSTPKKLQFEAEARFMRANAYARLVFLWGDVPFYTNTLDIDNAFKLGRTDKKEVIAQVYKDLDFAAENLPKSYASNEFARATKGAALAFKSRYALYFKDYALARDAAKACMDLNQYSLYPDFGEYFKSSTRNAVETIFSIPRSTELGEDLSVKNFIPRNAGGTATAQPSWDLFFSFYASDGKPIDESPLYNPQKPFENRDPRLKETIVEFGSDFLGYIYNPNPYATTVLNTTTGSMVKNSDTRAVDTYASYNGLSLKKGVDVDWSDDYKADTDIIIMRYADVLLMYAEAKIELNEIDQSTIEAINQVRKRAYKNETSFPAVTMDNQISLRKTLRAERRMEFAWENRRLDDLIRWDLADEALTIDNYGFLDPAALKSKIVDKGLWVFPSTPEIDENGLVDLKGLYNQGLVKKLATRNFNERQYLWPIPYKEISINPNIKQNPGY; encoded by the coding sequence ATGAAAAAAATTATAATTGCCTTATCAATCTTTGCTTCTTTCACTTCTTGTGCAGATTTAGACCTTAACCCTTTGTCAGAAGGGTCAAGTGAAAACTGGTATTCTAACGAAAGTGAAATCAATTTATCATTAAATGATTTGTATCGTCAATACGCATGGGATACAGAAATTAATTGGCGCGCCGAGCGTATGACTGACAATTGGTCGCAACGTCAAACGATGAATGATTATGCTGCAGGTACAATCACATCTACTTGGAGTGTAGCAGAATTAAATTGGAAAAATTTGTACAAAGCTGTTTCAAGAGCCAATACAATTTTAGAAAACTTAGAAAAGGCAGATAACACTGTTTCAACTCCTAAGAAATTACAATTCGAAGCTGAAGCACGTTTTATGCGTGCGAATGCATATGCAAGATTAGTTTTTCTTTGGGGAGATGTACCTTTTTATACGAACACGTTAGATATCGATAATGCGTTCAAATTAGGAAGAACAGATAAAAAAGAAGTGATTGCACAAGTTTATAAAGATTTAGATTTTGCTGCAGAAAATTTACCAAAATCATACGCAAGCAATGAATTTGCTCGAGCAACAAAAGGAGCAGCTTTAGCATTTAAATCAAGATATGCATTATATTTTAAAGATTATGCATTAGCAAGAGATGCAGCAAAAGCTTGTATGGATTTGAATCAATATTCGTTATATCCAGATTTTGGAGAATATTTTAAATCAAGTACACGAAATGCGGTAGAAACAATTTTCTCCATACCACGTTCTACAGAATTAGGGGAAGATTTATCAGTTAAAAATTTTATTCCACGTAATGCAGGAGGAACAGCAACAGCGCAACCTTCGTGGGATTTATTCTTTTCTTTTTATGCTTCTGATGGAAAACCTATTGATGAATCGCCTTTATATAATCCACAAAAGCCATTCGAAAATCGTGATCCACGTTTAAAAGAAACAATTGTAGAATTTGGTTCAGACTTTTTGGGGTATATCTACAATCCTAATCCATATGCAACAACTGTATTAAATACAACAACGGGTTCTATGGTCAAAAATAGTGACACAAGAGCTGTTGATACGTATGCTTCTTACAATGGATTGTCCCTAAAAAAAGGTGTTGATGTTGATTGGTCTGATGATTATAAAGCCGATACAGATATTATTATCATGCGATATGCTGATGTTTTATTGATGTATGCGGAAGCAAAAATTGAGCTAAATGAAATTGATCAATCTACCATTGAAGCAATTAATCAAGTTCGAAAAAGAGCATATAAAAATGAAACAAGTTTTCCTGCGGTGACGATGGATAATCAAATTTCACTTAGAAAAACACTTCGTGCAGAAAGAAGAATGGAATTTGCTTGGGAAAATCGTCGTTTAGATGATTTGATTCGTTGGGATTTAGCAGATGAAGCATTAACAATAGATAATTATGGTTTCTTAGATCCAGCTGCTTTAAAATCTAAAATAGTTGATAAGGGCTTATGGGTTTTCCCTTCAACTCCTGAAATTGATGAGAATGGATTGGTAGACTTAAAGGGCTTGTACAATCAAGGATTAGTTAAAAAATTAGCAACAAGAAACTTTAACGAACGTCAATATTTATGGCCAATTCCATACAAGGAAATTTCGATTAATCCGAATATAAAACAAAATCCTGGTTATTAA
- a CDS encoding DUF4290 domain-containing protein — translation MEYNTLRTQLIIPEYGRHIQEMVNHCKTITDETERNGFAEIIIEVMGELNPHLRDVPDFQHKLWDQLFIMAEFDLDVKSPYPIPTKKDTVNSKPNKVNYPQSIYKYRYYGNNIRKMIDVAVTWEEGEKSEGLYFAIANHMKKCYLLWNKDTVDDQVIFNHLFELSNGKIDLRKVEDHLVSPERLSNNNHSNNNQNNRSNRSYQNNNRNNNQSSTNRNNSNNRNNQNNNNRNQNVRNNKG, via the coding sequence ATGGAATATAATACACTTCGTACGCAATTGATTATTCCAGAATATGGGCGTCATATTCAAGAAATGGTAAATCATTGTAAAACAATAACAGACGAAACAGAACGCAACGGATTTGCTGAAATTATCATCGAAGTTATGGGAGAATTAAACCCACACTTGCGCGACGTACCAGATTTCCAACACAAACTTTGGGATCAACTTTTTATCATGGCAGAATTTGATTTGGATGTAAAATCTCCTTATCCAATTCCGACAAAAAAGGACACTGTAAACAGCAAACCAAACAAAGTAAATTATCCACAAAGCATTTATAAATACAGATATTACGGGAATAATATTCGAAAAATGATTGACGTTGCTGTAACATGGGAAGAAGGTGAAAAAAGCGAAGGCTTGTACTTTGCTATTGCTAATCACATGAAAAAATGTTATTTATTGTGGAATAAAGATACCGTTGATGATCAAGTTATTTTCAATCATTTATTCGAATTATCTAATGGTAAAATTGATTTAAGAAAAGTAGAAGATCATTTGGTTTCTCCTGAGCGTTTAAGCAATAACAATCATTCAAACAACAATCAAAACAACAGAAGTAACCGAAGTTATCAAAATAATAATCGAAACAATAACCAAAGTTCGACTAATCGTAATAACAGCAATAACCGAAATAATCAAAATAACAATAATCGAAACCAAAACGTTCGAAACAATAAAGGTTAA
- a CDS encoding DUF808 domain-containing protein, whose product MASGIFAVLDDIAALMDDVAVTSKVAASKTAGILGDDLAVNAEKATGFLSSREIPVLWAITKGSFINKLIIVPIVLTLNHFLPEAIKYVLILGGFYLAFEGVEKIIEYIFHRAKKGTEVIQEDKAEDNKEVSEKSKVKSAIITDFILSIEIVIIALSTVLEQPMITQVLTVSIIAIIATLGVYGIVALIVRMDDAGFRLIKASEDKGMVSKMGHFLVSALPYVIKILGVVGTIALLLVSGQIFVHNIEYLHHLIPTSIPAMISEALVALIAGLFVVLIVTIFKKLFGLGKAH is encoded by the coding sequence ATGGCTTCAGGAATATTTGCAGTATTAGATGATATTGCAGCTTTGATGGATGATGTAGCGGTAACAAGTAAAGTTGCAGCGAGTAAAACAGCAGGGATTTTAGGCGATGATTTAGCGGTGAATGCTGAAAAAGCGACAGGTTTTTTGTCTTCGAGAGAAATTCCAGTTTTATGGGCCATTACAAAAGGTTCGTTTATCAATAAATTAATTATTGTTCCAATTGTTTTAACATTGAATCACTTTTTGCCAGAAGCAATTAAATATGTATTGATTTTAGGTGGTTTTTATTTGGCTTTTGAAGGTGTTGAGAAAATTATTGAATATATTTTTCATCGTGCCAAGAAAGGTACAGAAGTGATTCAGGAAGATAAAGCAGAAGACAACAAGGAAGTATCAGAAAAATCGAAAGTGAAATCTGCAATTATTACAGATTTTATTCTTTCCATAGAAATTGTGATAATAGCTTTAAGTACTGTATTAGAGCAACCAATGATAACACAGGTTTTGACTGTTTCAATCATTGCTATTATTGCGACTTTAGGAGTATACGGGATAGTAGCGTTAATTGTTCGTATGGATGATGCTGGATTTAGATTGATCAAAGCTTCCGAAGATAAAGGAATGGTTTCGAAAATGGGACACTTTTTAGTGAGCGCACTCCCTTATGTGATCAAGATTTTGGGTGTGGTTGGTACGATTGCGTTACTATTGGTTTCAGGACAAATATTTGTTCATAATATTGAATACTTACATCATTTAATTCCAACTTCAATTCCAGCTATGATTAGCGAAGCTTTAGTGGCTTTAATAGCAGGTTTGTTTGTCGTGCTAATTGTTACGATTTTTAAGAAATTATTTGGTTTGGGTAAAGCTCATTAG
- a CDS encoding DUF2089 family protein, producing MKKLPVLCPSCTEELAVEKLICNNCETQVVGNYELPLFLKLSSEEQHFIMQFFLSSGSLKDMAKQMDVSYPTMRNKVDDLIHKINSISNE from the coding sequence TTGAAAAAACTACCCGTACTTTGTCCAAGTTGCACAGAAGAGTTAGCTGTAGAAAAACTGATCTGTAACAATTGCGAAACGCAAGTTGTTGGTAACTATGAACTTCCATTATTTTTAAAACTTTCCTCAGAAGAACAACATTTTATTATGCAATTTTTCTTAAGTTCAGGAAGTCTAAAAGATATGGCAAAACAAATGGATGTAAGTTATCCTACTATGCGAAATAAGGTAGATGATTTGATTCATAAAATAAATTCTATATCAAATGAATAA
- a CDS encoding AAA family ATPase, with the protein MNIYDLIVDDKEEISLNDVFLDEQNLAQVKQLIKENRYIEELNKYNLPVNNKILLHGFSGCGKTTTAKAIANEIGKPILILNLSNIVSSRIGETSQNIRMLFDKAAREKAILFLDEFDQIGKARGNDDKDVGEMRRLVNTVIQLIDYLPQNSLLIAATNHPHIIDVALLRRFQLKIDFKIPTTEMLDTYYDKLLSELPKDIQSLHRKYNISFAEAKDYALTNAKALLIEKLERQTNS; encoded by the coding sequence ATGAATATTTACGATTTGATTGTTGATGATAAAGAAGAAATTTCTTTGAATGATGTTTTTTTAGATGAGCAAAATCTTGCCCAAGTAAAACAATTAATCAAAGAAAATCGCTATATAGAGGAATTAAATAAATATAATTTACCCGTTAACAACAAAATTTTGCTGCATGGTTTTTCGGGATGTGGAAAAACAACTACTGCAAAAGCGATTGCAAATGAAATTGGAAAACCTATATTGATTCTCAATTTAAGTAATATCGTTTCGTCACGAATTGGAGAAACTTCACAAAATATTCGAATGCTTTTTGATAAAGCTGCTCGCGAAAAAGCTATTCTTTTTTTGGATGAATTTGATCAAATTGGAAAAGCACGCGGAAATGACGACAAAGATGTTGGTGAAATGAGGCGATTAGTGAATACGGTTATTCAACTGATAGATTATTTACCTCAAAATTCGTTGTTAATCGCAGCAACCAATCATCCGCATATTATAGACGTTGCCTTATTAAGAAGATTTCAATTAAAAATTGATTTCAAAATACCTACAACAGAAATGTTAGATACGTATTACGATAAACTTTTAAGTGAATTACCCAAAGATATACAGTCGCTTCATCGAAAATACAATATTTCTTTTGCAGAAGCAAAAGACTATGCGCTTACAAATGCTAAAGCATTGTTGATAGAAAAATTAGAACGACAAACTAATTCTTAA
- a CDS encoding metallophosphoesterase: protein MKIRTITKTILLFIVCFGGSLTAQEKYQAPKLDNQKSWSIIMIPDIQNYTKLNQNQPILELMTRWIENNIESLNVKMVMCVGDLVEQNEIINNGHDGNQTAQKQWETASKAFSYLDGKVPYITATGNHDYTINREGKRWTRFDEFFPIDKNFLNRKAIVQNGVDEDEKATLANSAFELKNLNGKDFLFLTLEYAPRDYTLEWANKIVQLEQYKNHQIVMMTHAYMGRDDKRLTKDETWVIFEPYSIDNKIQKSSRIKLPHSNTGEQIWQKLVKSTPNMQLVLAGHISGEGYRMDKNDAGKSVHQILFDAQSMGGGHYGNGGDGWLRILEFYPDNKTVKIKTFSPLFGISPTTQQFAWKKDERNEYIITID from the coding sequence ATGAAAATAAGAACAATCACTAAAACAATTTTATTATTTATTGTCTGTTTTGGAGGAAGTTTAACCGCCCAAGAAAAATATCAAGCACCAAAGTTAGACAATCAAAAATCATGGTCAATTATTATGATTCCAGATATTCAGAACTATACTAAGTTAAATCAAAATCAACCTATTTTAGAGTTGATGACGAGATGGATTGAAAATAATATTGAGTCTCTAAATGTTAAAATGGTGATGTGTGTTGGAGATTTAGTCGAACAAAATGAAATCATTAACAATGGTCATGATGGAAATCAAACTGCACAAAAACAGTGGGAAACTGCATCAAAAGCGTTTAGTTATTTGGATGGAAAGGTGCCTTATATTACAGCGACAGGTAACCATGATTATACCATTAATAGAGAAGGAAAACGTTGGACTCGTTTTGATGAATTTTTTCCAATTGATAAAAATTTTTTAAATAGAAAAGCAATTGTTCAAAATGGTGTAGATGAAGATGAAAAAGCAACTTTAGCAAATTCTGCTTTTGAGCTAAAAAATTTGAATGGTAAAGATTTTTTGTTTTTAACTTTAGAATATGCCCCGAGAGATTATACATTAGAATGGGCAAATAAAATTGTACAATTGGAACAATATAAAAACCATCAAATTGTAATGATGACACATGCGTATATGGGGAGAGATGATAAGCGATTGACAAAAGATGAAACTTGGGTTATTTTCGAACCTTATTCAATCGATAATAAAATTCAGAAATCTTCTCGAATCAAATTACCTCATTCAAATACAGGAGAACAGATTTGGCAAAAATTAGTAAAATCAACTCCCAATATGCAATTGGTTTTAGCGGGACATATTTCTGGTGAAGGATATAGAATGGATAAGAATGATGCAGGAAAATCTGTTCATCAAATTTTGTTTGATGCTCAATCGATGGGAGGTGGACATTATGGGAATGGAGGAGATGGATGGTTGAGAATATTAGAGTTTTATCCGGATAACAAAACGGTTAAAATTAAAACATTTTCTCCTTTATTCGGTATTTCTCCAACTACTCAACAATTTGCATGGAAAAAGGACGAACGTAATGAATATATAATTACAATAGATTAA
- a CDS encoding lipocalin family protein yields the protein MNFKKLALAALAIGTTAYIVNHNKKNIKYKPVQNFDLDEFLGRWYEIARLENKVQKGHTNVTHRFNLNEENGSLGVIVRGYDKKKKGWSKIEGIATQDIENVGLFSTTFLPIFAKKLYVIDYDKDYNNALVASEDYKKLWILSRKKEISDKVKDRFLDSAKKVGFDPSKLIWPSQVPIAK from the coding sequence ATGAATTTTAAAAAATTAGCTCTTGCTGCACTTGCGATAGGGACAACGGCTTATATCGTTAATCACAACAAAAAAAATATTAAATATAAACCAGTACAAAACTTTGATTTAGACGAGTTTTTAGGACGTTGGTACGAAATTGCTCGTTTAGAAAACAAAGTACAAAAAGGTCATACGAATGTAACGCACCGTTTTAATTTGAACGAAGAAAATGGTTCTTTGGGAGTGATTGTACGTGGATATGATAAAAAGAAAAAAGGGTGGAGTAAGATTGAAGGGATTGCAACACAAGATATCGAAAATGTTGGATTATTTTCAACAACATTCTTACCTATTTTTGCTAAAAAATTATATGTAATTGATTACGATAAAGACTATAATAATGCATTAGTTGCAAGCGAAGATTATAAAAAGCTATGGATTTTATCGCGTAAAAAAGAAATATCGGATAAAGTAAAAGATCGATTTTTAGATTCTGCAAAGAAAGTAGGGTTTGATCCAAGTAAATTAATTTGGCCATCTCAGGTGCCAATTGCAAAATAA
- a CDS encoding PH domain-containing protein: MNKEFTVTMSPFFKWTTVILISFLLLIGLSLIYNEKSLFPKLIYWGIVTPVLVGCYLFSINKIKIDLNNIYFCTKIKTFVIPINEIKSISRKSQNNLMIIGARGVYGLIGISMDNYRCNIKDRTKLVAIELENVKYLISCDEPDEFIHTIKTLKDDQKTS; encoded by the coding sequence ATGAATAAAGAGTTTACTGTTACGATGTCACCATTTTTTAAATGGACAACTGTCATTCTAATTTCCTTTTTATTACTCATTGGATTATCACTGATTTATAATGAAAAAAGTCTATTTCCTAAACTAATTTACTGGGGAATAGTAACTCCTGTTCTAGTTGGTTGTTATTTATTTTCTATTAATAAAATTAAAATTGACTTAAACAATATTTATTTTTGCACGAAAATTAAAACATTTGTTATCCCTATAAATGAAATAAAAAGCATCTCTCGAAAATCTCAAAACAATTTGATGATAATTGGCGCAAGAGGCGTTTATGGATTGATTGGAATTTCGATGGATAACTATCGATGTAATATAAAAGACCGAACTAAATTGGTTGCGATTGAATTAGAAAATGTAAAATATTTGATTAGTTGCGACGAACCTGATGAATTTATTCACACGATAAAAACCTTAAAAGATGATCAAAAAACTTCTTAA
- a CDS encoding alpha/beta hydrolase has protein sequence MRNLLFLTLLLFSNFKLLAQTSNDINETKIQLNENNIQLFGTLCLPYEMKNKIPIILLISGSGPTDRNGNNQMMTNNSLKYLAHELAKKGIASIRYDKRGIGESSIPQLDESKLTFDDYISDAKNWVTLIKKDERFNSIIIAGHSEGSLIGMLASKNNVNKFISISGAGEPIDQTLKKQLKHLPDQLKNEAYGIIDSLKNGKIVRNINLNLTTLFRQSVQPYLISWFKYNPVEEFNKLTIPNLVIQGDMDIQVSIENAKNLSPQSAVIIQKMNHVLKNVDAKEDISSYYNPDLPINKELVDTIIHFILRNN, from the coding sequence ATGAGAAACTTACTATTTTTAACTCTTCTACTATTCTCAAATTTTAAACTTTTAGCGCAAACATCAAATGATATTAATGAAACTAAAATTCAATTAAATGAGAATAACATTCAATTATTTGGCACTTTATGCTTACCTTATGAAATGAAGAATAAAATCCCTATTATCTTACTTATTTCTGGATCTGGACCAACGGATAGAAATGGTAATAATCAAATGATGACAAATAACTCCTTAAAATATTTGGCACATGAATTAGCAAAAAAAGGTATTGCATCTATTCGATATGATAAAAGAGGAATTGGAGAAAGCTCCATACCTCAACTTGATGAATCTAAACTCACTTTTGATGATTATATAAGTGATGCTAAAAATTGGGTGACATTAATTAAAAAAGATGAAAGGTTTAATTCGATTATAATTGCTGGACATAGTGAAGGATCTTTAATTGGTATGCTTGCTTCTAAAAATAATGTAAACAAATTTATCTCAATATCTGGAGCAGGTGAACCTATTGATCAGACTCTTAAAAAGCAGTTAAAACATTTACCAGATCAATTAAAAAATGAAGCTTACGGTATTATCGATTCTTTAAAAAATGGAAAAATCGTAAGAAATATTAATCTTAATCTAACTACATTATTCCGCCAAAGTGTTCAACCTTATTTAATATCTTGGTTCAAATATAATCCTGTTGAAGAATTCAATAAATTAACTATTCCGAATTTAGTAATTCAAGGAGATATGGATATACAAGTGAGTATTGAAAACGCAAAAAATCTTTCTCCTCAATCAGCTGTTATTATACAAAAAATGAATCATGTTCTAAAAAATGTAGATGCTAAAGAAGATATTTCCTCCTATTACAATCCAGACCTTCCTATAAATAAAGAATTAGTTGATACTATTATTCATTTCATTTTACGAAATAATTAA